One genomic window of Tatumella citrea includes the following:
- the ugpQ gene encoding glycerophosphodiester phosphodiesterase: protein MTEQHWPYPHIVAHRGGGKLAPENTLAAIDTGHRYGHTMIEFDAKLSGDGQIFLLHDDSLERTTNGQGIAGQQDWQALSRLDAGSWFSPEFLAEPLATLDQVAERCREYQMMANIEIKPTTGEEVTTGKEVALAAQRLWQGQVAPLLSSFSVEALSAAQDAAPELPRGLLLDSWRDDWQALTTRLGCVAIHLNHLLLDAERIHQLKSAGLHILVYTVNQPERARVLLDLGVDMICTDRIDQIGPDFR, encoded by the coding sequence ATGACAGAACAACACTGGCCATACCCGCATATCGTTGCCCATCGTGGCGGCGGTAAATTAGCGCCGGAAAATACCCTGGCGGCCATTGATACCGGCCACCGCTATGGGCATACCATGATTGAATTTGATGCAAAATTGTCCGGAGACGGGCAAATATTCCTGTTGCATGACGATTCACTGGAACGCACAACCAATGGCCAGGGAATTGCCGGACAACAGGACTGGCAGGCATTATCCCGGCTGGATGCCGGAAGCTGGTTTAGTCCGGAATTTCTGGCAGAGCCACTGGCGACTCTCGATCAAGTGGCTGAACGCTGCAGAGAGTACCAGATGATGGCAAATATTGAGATTAAGCCAACGACCGGAGAAGAGGTCACTACCGGGAAAGAGGTCGCGCTGGCAGCTCAAAGATTGTGGCAGGGGCAGGTTGCACCGTTACTTTCGTCTTTTTCTGTAGAGGCACTGTCGGCTGCACAGGACGCTGCGCCAGAATTGCCACGCGGTTTATTGCTGGATAGCTGGCGTGACGACTGGCAGGCACTGACAACCCGGTTGGGATGTGTGGCGATTCATCTTAATCATCTGCTACTGGATGCTGAACGTATCCACCAGTTGAAGTCTGCCGGATTGCATATTCTGGTTTATACCGTCAACCAGCCTGAGCGTGCACGGGTACTGCTTGACCTGGGTGTCGATATGATTTGCACCGACCGCATCGATCAAATTGGGCCTGACTTCCGCTGA
- a CDS encoding DUF2756 domain-containing protein, which yields MKKTLLTALITALPLMAVAAINNNPLATTRPAGVTPNISQQRMQNQMQMQQQQEQMKLRNDQQMESQALQQKIRQQQQRSQQRINNSQP from the coding sequence ATGAAAAAAACTCTGCTAACCGCGTTAATAACGGCACTGCCGTTGATGGCAGTGGCTGCGATTAACAATAATCCGCTGGCAACGACCCGCCCTGCCGGTGTTACTCCAAATATTTCCCAGCAACGGATGCAAAACCAGATGCAGATGCAACAACAGCAGGAGCAGATGAAACTGCGTAATGATCAGCAGATGGAATCGCAGGCTCTGCAGCAGAAGATTCGTCAGCAACAGCAGAGATCACAGCAGCGGATTAATAATTCTCAGCCCTGA
- a CDS encoding pirin family protein, which yields MIYLRKAEDRGHAEHGWLNSWHTFSFAGYHDPNFMGFSALRVINEDIIAPGQGFGAHPHKDMEILTYVLSGAVEHKDSMGNKEQIQAGEFQIMSAGTGVRHSEYNPSSTDPLHLYQIWIIPERAGIEPRYAQRKFAAKQGRQWVLTPDGREESLIVWQDMTLSRWALLAGEQDKLPLEAGRNTWIQVVKGSLTINGQQVNTSDALAIRDEDALEIAADSDAEILIFDLPPV from the coding sequence ATGATCTATTTACGTAAAGCAGAAGACCGCGGTCACGCAGAACACGGCTGGCTGAACAGCTGGCACACCTTTTCTTTTGCCGGTTATCACGATCCAAATTTCATGGGATTTTCGGCACTGAGAGTGATTAATGAAGATATTATCGCTCCGGGCCAGGGATTTGGGGCCCATCCGCATAAAGATATGGAAATTCTGACCTATGTCTTGTCCGGCGCTGTTGAACATAAAGACAGTATGGGGAACAAGGAACAGATTCAGGCGGGTGAATTTCAGATAATGAGTGCCGGTACCGGCGTTCGTCACTCTGAATATAACCCCAGCAGTACCGATCCGTTACATCTGTATCAGATCTGGATTATCCCGGAACGCGCCGGTATTGAACCTCGTTATGCGCAGCGGAAATTTGCGGCGAAGCAAGGACGGCAATGGGTACTCACTCCGGATGGCCGGGAAGAGTCACTGATAGTCTGGCAGGATATGACACTATCACGCTGGGCACTGCTGGCAGGCGAACAGGACAAGTTGCCACTGGAAGCTGGCCGAAATACCTGGATTCAGGTGGTCAAAGGCAGCCTGACTATTAACGGGCAGCAGGTAAACACCAGCGATGCTTTGGCGATCAGGGATGAAGATGCGCTGGAGATTGCTGCTGATAGTGATGCAGAGATTCTGATTTTCGATCTGCCTCCGGTCTGA